Proteins from one Candidatus Bathyarchaeota archaeon genomic window:
- a CDS encoding DNA primase regulatory subunit PriL — translation MGAVTEQSPNDDIEIPSFPIAVMMAAATADSFIKRRYALAEAKRVSNLLGNENKSNITYIANNFNWKIKLVKDPAVPLTYDFTLHYTDFLKNATVFHDKKWKLVNRRMLKGEVYLTKSEAARLLEEEVRRYIEEKLDIKVGSLPEAVMNRINRLKQLFIEKRGEIQLEELPKEVIVNAYPPCIKELYDTMASGRNVSHIGRFALTSFLINIGMTTKNVVNLFSSLSDFNERLTRYQVEHIAGERGSRTKYIPPRCDTLRTHGVCHSMDDICRRVRHPLAYYRRKLRAIRRKAPVERIEKLHA, via the coding sequence TTGGGCGCAGTAACCGAACAATCACCCAACGACGACATCGAAATCCCCTCCTTTCCAATAGCCGTAATGATGGCAGCCGCAACGGCCGATTCATTTATCAAAAGAAGATACGCACTAGCAGAAGCAAAACGAGTTTCTAACCTACTTGGAAACGAAAACAAAAGCAACATCACATATATCGCAAACAACTTCAACTGGAAGATAAAACTCGTTAAAGACCCTGCTGTTCCATTAACCTACGATTTTACACTCCATTACACAGACTTTTTAAAAAACGCAACAGTTTTTCACGACAAAAAATGGAAACTCGTCAACAGGCGCATGTTAAAAGGAGAAGTTTACCTAACAAAAAGCGAAGCAGCACGTCTTTTAGAAGAGGAAGTGCGAAGGTATATAGAAGAAAAACTCGACATAAAAGTAGGATCGCTACCTGAAGCAGTGATGAACCGCATAAACCGATTAAAACAACTGTTCATAGAAAAACGAGGAGAAATCCAACTAGAGGAACTTCCCAAAGAGGTAATTGTCAACGCATATCCACCATGCATAAAAGAACTATACGACACAATGGCATCCGGCCGCAACGTCTCCCACATCGGTCGCTTCGCCTTAACATCATTCCTAATAAACATAGGCATGACCACAAAAAACGTTGTCAACCTCTTCAGCTCACTCTCCGACTTCAACGAAAGACTAACCCGATATCAAGTTGAACACATAGCCGGCGAAAGAGGATCCCGAACAAAATACATTCCCCCTCGCTGCGACACGCTACGCACCCACGGAGTCTGTCACAGCATGGATGATATATGCAGAAGAGTACGGCATCCTCTAGCCTATTATCGAAGGAAATTAAGGGCTATACGAAGAAAGGCTCCAGTGGAAAGGATAGAAAAACTGCATGCCTAA
- the pcn gene encoding proliferating cell nuclear antigen (pcna), giving the protein MAERLRVSVKGGLSLFKVKMADAKFLKDMIATISTLIDEATFDITPDAIKLRAMDPSRVAMIDFEWPKTVFDEYTASETMKICINVSELLKLLRRAGKDESVELSLDEKTGRLQITIRGKYTRAFNMPTLEAVEEEVPTPKVAFNVKAKTTTEGLREAIEDAVLVSDHVRIEADNEKLVMNATGDLMGATIEMKKGSDVLLDLEIKENSKATFSLSYLSEIVKAAAATSDIVTLEFSTDMPIKLDFKQQKEGKLSFFLAPRIEVE; this is encoded by the coding sequence ATGGCTGAAAGATTAAGAGTAAGCGTTAAAGGAGGATTGTCATTGTTCAAGGTTAAAATGGCCGACGCAAAATTCTTGAAAGACATGATCGCCACAATTTCAACACTCATCGACGAGGCAACATTTGACATAACCCCAGACGCAATCAAACTCCGCGCAATGGACCCATCACGCGTAGCCATGATAGACTTCGAATGGCCAAAAACAGTCTTCGACGAATACACAGCCAGCGAGACTATGAAAATATGCATAAACGTGAGCGAACTGCTAAAACTGCTCAGAAGAGCTGGAAAAGACGAATCCGTCGAGCTTTCATTGGATGAAAAGACGGGACGACTACAAATAACTATCAGAGGAAAATACACGCGCGCGTTCAACATGCCCACGTTGGAAGCGGTAGAAGAAGAGGTTCCCACCCCCAAAGTCGCCTTCAACGTAAAAGCTAAGACCACCACCGAAGGACTGCGTGAAGCAATCGAAGACGCCGTTCTAGTAAGCGACCACGTTCGAATCGAGGCGGACAACGAAAAACTGGTAATGAATGCAACAGGAGACCTCATGGGCGCCACAATAGAGATGAAGAAAGGAAGTGACGTACTCCTTGACCTAGAAATAAAAGAGAACTCGAAAGCCACCTTCAGCCTAAGCTACCTTTCCGAAATCGTTAAAGCCGCAGCGGCAACGTCAGACATAGTCACGCTAGAATTCTCCACAGACATGCCCATCAAACTGGACTTCAAACAGCAAAAAGAAGGAAAACTATCATTCTTTTTGGCTCCCCGCATAGAAGTAGAGTAA